GGTTGTAATTGAGCTGTTTTTCGCGTCGGCGATTCGTTTCGTCGATCGTCATGCGCATGCTGTCGGTGATCTTGTCGGCATAGAAGATCACGCGGCCGTTGAGGTTACGGGCCGCGCGCCCGGCCGTCTGCGTGAGCGAGCGGTGGGAGCGGAGGAAGCCCTCTTTGTCTGCGTCGATGACGGCCACGAGCGAGACCTCCGGCAGGTCGAGGCCCTCGCGGAGGAGGTTGACGCCGATGAGCACGTCGAACTCTCCGCTGCGGAGGTCGTCCATGATGCGGATGCGCTCGAGCGTGTCGACGTCGCTATGGATATAGTTGCAGCGCACGTTCATGCGCTTGAGATAGTCCGTTAATTCTTCGGCCATGCGCTTGGTGAGGGTCGTGACGAGCACGCGTTCGTTGACCTCCGTCCGTTGCGAGATCTCCTCCATCAGGTCGTCGATCTGGTTTTGGCTCGGGCGGACCTCGATGACCGGGTCGGGCAGGCCCGTCGGGCGGATCACCTGCTCCACGACGATGCCGCCGCTCTTGGCCAGCTCGTACTCGGCCGGAGTGGCGCTGACGTAGACGGCTTGCGGCGTGAGGGACTCAAATTCGTCGAACGTTTGCGGCCTGTTGTCGAGTGCGGCCGGCAGTCTGAAGCCGTATTCGACGAGCGTCTCCTTGCGCGAGCGGTCGCCGCCATACATGGCGCGAATCTGCGGTACAGTGACATGGCTTTCGTCGATGACGAGCAGAAAGTCCTTCGGAAAATAGTCCAGCAAACAAAATGGGCGCTCACCCGGTTGGCGTCCGTCCAGGTAACGCGAATAGTTTTCGATGCCCGCGCAGTGGCCCAGCTCCTGAATCATCTCCAGATCGTACGTGACGCGCTCCTCGAGACGCTTGGCCTCGAAGGGTTTGCCCATCTCCTGCAGCTGCTGCACGCGTTCGCCGAGGTCGAGGCGAATCTGCCCGAGCGCCGAGTGGATGCGCTCTTGGGTGGTGACGAAGAGGTTGGTGGGATAGATCTGAAGCGTGTCTTGTTCGTCATACTCGCGCCCGTCGACAGGGTTAAATGAGGAGATGCGCTCGACCTCGTCGCCCCAGAACTCGATGCGGTATGCCATTCCGTCATAGCCCTCGATGGCGGGGAAGATGTCGACCGTGTCGCCATTGACCCGGAAGCTGCCGGAGTTGAATTCTACTTTATTATTGACGTAGAGCGCGTCTACGAAGCGGCGGAGCAACTTGTCGCGGGCGATGCGCATGCCGCGCTCCACGTGCACGACTTGCTCTTCGAAGGCCCGCGGGTCGGCCATGCCATAAAGGCAGGAGACGGACGAGACGACCAGCACGTCGCGACGCCCGGAGAGGAGCGAAGCCGTGGCGCGCAGGCGAAGCTTGTCGATTTCTTGATTGATGGCCATATCCTTCTCGATGTACGTATCGGTGGTGGGCAGGTAAGCCTCGGGCTGATAGTAGTCGTAGTAGGAAACGAAGTACTCGACGGCGTTCTGCGGGAAGAAGGACTTGAATTCGCTGTAGAGTTGGGCGGCCAGCGTCTTGTTGTGACTCAAAACGAGCGTGGGTTTGCGGACCCGCTCCACGACGTTTGCGATGGTGAACGTTTTGCCGGAGCCGGTGACGCCGAGAAGGGTCTGATACGGCACGCCGCTCTCGATGCCCCGCGATAGGGCATCGATGGCCTCGGGTTGGTCGCCCGTCGGCCGGTATGAAGAGACGAGTTTGAAATCCATAAGGGGAAAGGGGGAGGGAAAATGAAAGTAGGGGCGAACGCCATTCGCCCCTACCCGGATAGACGGCTGCGGCCGCCAGTAAAATTTGTCGGGTATCTTATTCCTCGGGCAGCGTAATGTCGGGATTACCGTCGCCGCCCGGCTTTGGTTTCTCACCGCCCGGTTTAGGCGGCTGAGGCGTCTCCGGCTGCTTCGGATCCTTCGGCTGCTCAGGTTGCTTCGGTTCCTTGGGTTGTTTCGGCTCCTTAGGCTCCTTCGGAGTCTTGGGCTGCTTAGGGTCAGACGGCTTCTTGGTCTCCGGGCGCTCGGCCAGGACGGCTTTCTTCATCTCGGTATTGATCATGTCAATGATCGACTTGTATGCCGCCTCGCCACCGAGCGTTGCCAGCGCGTTGATGACGTTCGTGAGCTTCTTGAACTCGTCGTACACCGCGTCGCGTTTCTCTTTCACGGCGCCCGGATCAAGCATGGACTCGTGCTTAACCTGCCGGCCATACATGACGCTGAATGCGTCGTTCGCCTCCTTGAGCACGCTGACCCACTTATCGGCGCCAATCAGGGCAAGCTTCGCTTTGATGTCGGCCGGCTCAAAGTCTTGCAGGAGGTTTTTGATGAGGGCCGTCTCTTCACGATTCGGCTTGTTCTGCGGCAAACTCCCGTACTTACGATAGATCTGAAGCAGCTCCTTAGCCGCCTTGGCCTTGTCTGCTTCGGGATAATCGGAGAAGAGACGCAGGTGTGTAGAGAGCCGCCCCATGGCCCTGTCACGCCGATCGTCGAGTTCGTACAGATCTTTCGACAGCCCACTGCTACGCATCGGCTGGATGAGCTTATCGAAATCGTTGAACTTGTCAGTGAAGACCTTAACTGGATCCTTCAA
The sequence above is drawn from the Tannerella serpentiformis genome and encodes:
- the uvrB gene encoding excinuclease ABC subunit UvrB, with the protein product MDFKLVSSYRPTGDQPEAIDALSRGIESGVPYQTLLGVTGSGKTFTIANVVERVRKPTLVLSHNKTLAAQLYSEFKSFFPQNAVEYFVSYYDYYQPEAYLPTTDTYIEKDMAINQEIDKLRLRATASLLSGRRDVLVVSSVSCLYGMADPRAFEEQVVHVERGMRIARDKLLRRFVDALYVNNKVEFNSGSFRVNGDTVDIFPAIEGYDGMAYRIEFWGDEVERISSFNPVDGREYDEQDTLQIYPTNLFVTTQERIHSALGQIRLDLGERVQQLQEMGKPFEAKRLEERVTYDLEMIQELGHCAGIENYSRYLDGRQPGERPFCLLDYFPKDFLLVIDESHVTVPQIRAMYGGDRSRKETLVEYGFRLPAALDNRPQTFDEFESLTPQAVYVSATPAEYELAKSGGIVVEQVIRPTGLPDPVIEVRPSQNQIDDLMEEISQRTEVNERVLVTTLTKRMAEELTDYLKRMNVRCNYIHSDVDTLERIRIMDDLRSGEFDVLIGVNLLREGLDLPEVSLVAVIDADKEGFLRSHRSLTQTAGRAARNLNGRVIFYADKITDSMRMTIDETNRRREKQLNYNRAHGITPRTAIKQSSASVLGDRAQASAVPYAYTEPEPSLVAEPVVSYMTRPQLEKAIERARRRMTEAARKLEFIEAAQYRDEMLKLQELLDGKPKDDEPQPKEGRR
- a CDS encoding DUF6261 family protein; this translates as MDNVITYLNQEDLETLKLKDPVKVFTDKFNDFDKLIQPMRSSGLSKDLYELDDRRDRAMGRLSTHLRLFSDYPEADKAKAAKELLQIYRKYGSLPQNKPNREETALIKNLLQDFEPADIKAKLALIGADKWVSVLKEANDAFSVMYGRQVKHESMLDPGAVKEKRDAVYDEFKKLTNVINALATLGGEAAYKSIIDMINTEMKKAVLAERPETKKPSDPKQPKTPKEPKEPKQPKEPKQPEQPKDPKQPETPQPPKPGGEKPKPGGDGNPDITLPEE